Part of the Drosophila pseudoobscura strain MV-25-SWS-2005 chromosome 2, UCI_Dpse_MV25, whole genome shotgun sequence genome, CGTAGGTCTGTAGCTTCTGCTGACGCACTTGCTCCTTTTGGACATTCTTGTAGGTGAGTTTGGTGAGATCAACCTCAGAGCTGGGCGCTATGAAGCCATCTCCGTTGTAGTTCTTCAGCTCCGGCATGCGCGGCAGTTGCAGCAGTCCGTAGGCAGTGGCCATCTTACCAAGATCCAGATCTTTCAGTCGCAAAATCGCGCTGCACTCGTGCTTGGTGTAGGCCCGGACATGAGAGACAAAGGCACGCATTCCCTTGTCGTAGACTCCCTTGTCCGCTCTCTGCAGTCGATGCAATTGCTCCAGAACGGACGGAAGTTGGGGATCCGAGGGGCCAGCCTCGTCGTTGGGAAGTTCATTGAGTTCTACCCTTTGGTTGATCTTCAAGAAGTGAATATAGGAATCCTCGCTGGGCAGGAGAAAGACGAGGGCGTTGCCATCGTTTCCCTGACGGGCAGTGCGTCCCACACGGTGCACAAAACTGGACGCATTCGAGGGCGGGTCCCACTGCACGACCCACTCGATCTCGGGCACGTCCAAGCCGCGGGCCAGCACGTCTGTGCAGAGGAGCACAGACTCCGGCTCATTGCGAAACTTTTCCACCACGATGGCTCGCTTGTTCTTCATCTTGCCGTGGATTCCCAGAACACTGCGCTTGGGCAGCAGAGGGGGCAAGGCTTCCGCCCAGTACTCCACGCAGGCACAAGTAGGAAAGAAGACCATTACCTTACCAGTGCGTGTGGCCGGGGACGAGAGGAACTGCAGCAGGGCCACGAACTTTTCCTCGGGCTCGACGATTCTATAGAAGTTCTGCAGTCTCGCTGGTGTGTTCACGGAAGCCTTCTCCTTGACCGAGACCAGAACGGGATTACGTAGGCCAGCACGGATCAGGTCCGTCACCTCGGTGGTCTGTGTGGCCGAGAAGAGGCCCGTTCGCCGCTGTCTCGGCAGGTAGCCAAGTATGTTGTTGACACTCGTCTTGAATCCCAAGTCCAGTAAGCGATCCGCCTCGTCCAGCACCAAAAACTCCAGGCTCTTGACGCGCGCTGCCAAATTCAGGTCATCTCCTTTGCGCTGAAACAAATCCTCCAGCCGGCCCGGCGTGCACACCAGTATGCAGGGTGTTTCCTTCCTCAGTGTCGCAATATCCTCCTCAATACTGTTGCCGCCCACAATCAATTGCTGGTTCAAGTGCTCCAGATCCTCGTGGGCCAGAAACTGGGCCAGCACCTCGGATATCTGTCGCGCCAACTCTCGTGTGGGTGAGATGATCAATGCACCGATCTCCTTAGGGCCCCAGGGTCGCTCCCTGTGCCGTCTCTGCAGAATCTCCAGTAATGGCACCAGAAATGCCAGCGTCTTGCCGCTGCCCGTGACGGCCTCGGCGGAGACATCCTtgagggccagcagcaggggaATGGCCGCCGTCTGCACTGGCGTCATATCCCGAAAGCCAAAGCTTTGAATAACCTCCAGTACGGCATCTGAGAGTCGCGGCTTGTCCAGAGAGGTCCATTTTTTGCGAGACatttttgtaaacaaaaacacacgTGCGCCCCgtcgaccctcagaaatataccgtcctatacatattcctcgtttttgatattccgtcgaatattactagctatatagaacatttggccatgcccacataattttatacgattaatgaatcaattttctacaagattggatagttttttatccttgcttttattgtatttattgtaaaaaaaggtttaaacgaaaaagtccAACCAAAAAagagtcgcaatgttgctggtatttgaagacgtgatgcgtgtatagacctttgtacaccctatttcgctaattttatatgaagatcaaacgtaatttattaagaccttttctcaaattgatattctttagacatattcaagtacctttttagtatcttgtatatatttatctcgatcctgagccttggaagacaaacgtattcacaattctataacatccatttcccccagggtatgtgtgcatggaattagcaacatgtttgtgtatggaatgggactcattgttgcaatagcgaaactgcggcgaatcgggtattgcctatatttcaagctatatagatttgcccacttagctttatcccatagataaatgcattttctacaagattgcttctttaaATTACCTTTGCGTAatttattttgactaaaatacggttttcaagtaaatgttgccgcaactttaTACTCATACTttggactcattgttgctaaagcgaaactgcggcgaattcaaattcgattcaaaaaaacgaccaattcctcatattctttgttccgttgaataatactatctatatggaacatttagccatgcccactcaattatgtacgattgatgaatcaattctatacatgattggcctattcgaaatacttgcatttattggatttttatataaaatttaaaattaaattaatagatgacaaaaataccatttagcactaaaaaacaccacatgggagcgcggcgaaaaccagtttctacagtatatatggtctcacttgaaaaatataccgagtggggcgcgccaaatcgaacttttttgaatgtgagcgacaaggacctttatctatgcccacatagttttgtCCGATTAATGactcaattttctacttgactggcatATTTTTGATGATGATTGATGAAAACCACTCTGTTGAAAATTGTAAGTTTGCCATTCGCAGTGAATCGCAGTGTGCCCGCTAAAATTCAAACTTGGAAACAGGTTAAATAAATGCGCATTTATTccaaatatttagttttaaaatactgtaaaatatatatattcaattaTGTAAATACATCGCAGTGAACTAAATACACAATTTATATAGTACTTCGTTAGACACTAAATACAACTTTGCCGTTTCCTTTTACATCGTAAGATTCACTTAAttagagatacatatatttatttattgtatatttaaatagcTATATAAGGCCCCCACAAAACAGTCCGGGCGCTGGATGAGCGAGTGAAATGAATGTTGAATGCAATTTTcgaatacaacaaaaataaaataataaacacaTACGATTTTAAGTTGTATTTACTAAAATTTATGGACGTGGTCACTTTACCAAAGGGTAATTTCAGGAATTGTTCGTAAAATTACAATTTCGACCTCTGAACCACTGAAACggctttcatttgatttgatttccaaAGGGGGTTATTGgattattgttgtttctgcatgCCTGAAAGTGGGCCGTTTGGCCTAACACCCAGATTCTTGTAGGCCTTTCCGCCATTGCGCTCCCATTCCCGATTGAATTCATGGTCCAGAATCTCGGCGCCACGCTTTCGAGTAAGACCCGTCTCCTCCAGGCTCAGCTCGCACATCTGCATGTCGTCTGTGCCGGCAACCAACAGAATCGGCGGCTTGTCCGCATGCAATTCCATCTGACGGGCGATCCACTGGCCATCAAAGTGGGCATACCACAGGCCACGCttggctttaaaaaaaaaaaacaatattatATCATGATTGTAGGTTCTATGGGTGAAACTTACTGTTGTCCGGGGCATTGGCTCGCATGAAGGGTATGCGGAAGTAGCGATGTTGGGCCGTCACAATCTGTTGAATGGGCTGCACAATCGGGGGCTGCTTGAAGGCTGTCGAGATGGTGGGTTTATAGAGATGGCGGCTTCCCTGGCACACTTGTAACTTACCAGCTTCCATAACGCTGCGTGGTGCACGCTCGTTCTCATCCATGGTGGTGCGTTTGCGATTCTTTGCCTTCCAGGCATGATACACCTTCAATCGGCGATGGAACTCCTGACGACAGGCCTACAAAAAAATGACAGTTAATAATTTTCCATTGGTAAATTCCGATCCGCCCTACCTCCAGCAGCTCAATATCACAGGACGTGTTGATAGCGTCGCGCAGCTCCGAGTACTTCCATTTGGACAAGTCGTACTTCTGCTTGCCCAGGGCCTGTTGCTGTGCCCGAACATTGTCCGATCTATAGTTGCACAGTAAAGTTATGGATTAGTATATcgatatttaaaacaaatgcAAGTTAAAGCGCAAGCAAAAAGTGAGTCATTGATGGCATTACAATGGGAGGAATTTACTGGCAAAAGACTTGCGAGAGAATAGACTAAAAGCCGATGTGAATTATAGTAGTAGGTGTTTTTTACGGATGATTCGGATTAGTGGACATGAGCTCTTTACTTTAGGTAGGGGTTAgtaattttagttttagtgAGAGAATGTTTTCAAAACCAGCACCAACTCACTTATTCAAGTACCGCGAAGCAATGTTTGACACAACTTGTGtaaaacttttgtttttaaaaaagaATATACAGAAAGTTAAAGCATATAGAAAGAAAAGTAAATATGTCGTTCGTATATCCAATTAGTGAAAGCAAGAAGAGATTGACAAAATTTACAAGAGTTTACAAGAgtattgtacatatttatgtataaacATTATAAAGCGTGCTATACCTGATCAATTTGTTGGAACCCATGGGAGAGGCGTCATTGATACCActgtgttgttgtgttttcaGTTTTTCGGATGTGTTTTTTGggtggtttttgtgtgtgtttgtggatGGTGTGGAGAGTAGATTgcgtgtggaggggggaaaagggaaaaagttGGTGAGTTTTCAGGAATATTTCAGTagattaaattataaaatctAATAAACCACGTCACAAGATATCTGTATATACAATTGTTGTCTCCCCCGAGTCAAATATAATTCGTAAAGCCCTTATCTTATCACCCAAATATTTATAATGGAATCCCCAATAATTGAGGATTTCGTTGCCTACACCTCACCCTCTTCATTTCCTATAAAATGTTATGTTTCCCCAATTTTGTTCCAGAAACTACTCAACATACTTGCGTATAACAGGGGGACTGTCTTCCACCTGGCCATTGGATTCGCTGGCGAGGCGCAGGGCCAATTCATGATCGCGTCGTTCCTGTTCAAGCTGCTGGCGATATTTGGCATCGTCCTTGGCCTCCTTTTGGAGCTGTTCCTGCAGTGCCAGAGCAGCGCGACGATCCTCCTCTTCCTGACGCAATCGCTGCGCTTCTGCATGCTTGCGGCGTGTCTCCATCTCGACTTTTCTGTGGGATCGAATATTTAAAAACCGTTTTACTAATGTGAATTTTCTACTAACAGTCGCTTGTTTTCGGCTTCTTCGCGTTGGCGGTTCTCTTCTGCCTCCTTCGCGGCCCGTTCGGCCTCCAGGGCCTCTTGAATCTTGCGCAGTCGTTCCTGCTCATcggcttgctgctgctcctttagTTTGGTATTCAGATCAACAGTCAGCTTATTCATATTGGCCATCACCACAGTGTACATGGAGTCGATTTCGCGTTGGGTAATGCGGGGATTCCACTGAAAGAAAGAACCCGGTTAGAAGGGTTGGGGTACAGCTGAATAGAATAAGTCTCACGACATACCTTGATAGTTTTAATGGCTTCATCGATCTGCTTGTAGATATCATTAACACCGCCAACGATTTCGTCGCGTCCCATCTTCAGTCCGTTGGCGATTTCGATTGTCTTGAGAGTGTTCGTTCGGATCTTGTTGATCTTGGCAATGCCTTGGTAGCGTGGTCGATGCTGCTTCCTGGCCAGAAATCCGCGAGCAATGCGCTGGGCCATCAGAACGCACTTGTTGCGGAAGATGATGCGATTGCGCACTGAGTAAGAACAATTCATTTCAATCAAGAGAATATACTTCAAAGAGATCTAAGGATAACTCACGCTTTATGACGCACAGAGCTCCCAGCGCGGACTTGACCCAACGCGAGCGAATCAGCCACTTCTTTACCTTGGCCACAATGGCCAGCATATTCTCAGGATCGGAGCGCATGATGCGATCAAACTCCACAAACTTGCCGGGCCGGAAGAAGACCTTGGTGATGCCAAACTTAAAGTCCTTTGCACTTAGATTGAGGGACTGGAACATGGCCTCGCAGAAGGTGCGAGCCGGCAGTGAGACCAGCTCTGGGGGCAGCACGGACTTGTACATGTTGTACAGATCGGCGAATAGCACACGCGATGGGAAGCCATGCTCCATGAGCTCCAGCACCGATATGGTGCCCGAGCACTTCAGCTGGGCCAGAGCCAAGCTGCCCTCGAACTGGCGATCGACCATCTTGCTGTTGGGTTTGATGCAGCGGATAAAGTTTGTGCCCTGCGGGGAAGCAACAATCATTAGTCGAAGGGCAGCGACAGGAAATGGGTTCTCTACTCACATTCTGCTCTAGTTTCTCCATCAATTCCCCCAACTGCGTCTTGAATTTGGAGCCCACGGAGATGAAGTTCAGCTTGCCCCGAATGGAAGTGGTGCTGCCCGAGGGGAAGAGGCTCCTCAGCAGGGGATTCACGCATTCCTGCATTAGGGCCTCCAGGGAGGCGTGCAGGGCATCGTTGTTCTTCTCGATAAACTGTTCGGTGTTGTAGCAGACGGCGCCGGCAAAGTGACGCACCAGGAAACCCTCCTCGTCGCGCAGCGTGCGGTGAGCCTTGAGACGCGAGGATCGTGGCAGACCCAGGCGATAGTGATTCGCCCAGGACTTGTGGACCTCGGCAGTGAAGTGACATGGCGATGGCTTCGGCAGCTTGGACTCCTCGTCGAGCAGCGTGAAAATGCCATTGGACTTGGCCTCGATCAGCTCGATGATGTCTTGGTTGTCGGTGAACGTGATCTCGGGCACATTGAGACCCTCGCGCTTGTACAGCTCCTGCTCGTTCTTCAGGATGTTGTCGTTGAAGAACTTTTGTAGCTTCTCGTTGCAATAGTTAATGCAGAACTGCTCGAACGAGTTTACGGTGAAGTACTCGAAGCCCGCAATGTCGAGGACTCCAATGTAGAAGTTGGATGCTTGGAAGGGTATGCTCTGATTAATGAGACCCACGATCCGATCGAAAAGGCGACTGTAAATGGCCTTGGCCAACGCATCGCGGGCGTTGCTCGCCTCGTAGATCTTCAAAGGAACCCTGCGAGGATCGAGTggataaataaaatagaaagATCAAAGTGAAATGAGTCCCACTTACATGATAACCGTGCCCTTGAAGCCGCCTCCTTTGCTCTGCATCACGCGAGACACTAAAGCCGTACGCAGCTCCGTTTGATCCACGCCCAAGAGTCCGCTGGTGATAGTCACCGAGTGCTCCGTGGCTTCCGACACCTGACAGCCCCCCCGCACATCGTCGGGTATCTCCTCGAAGGCAATGTTACCCAAGTGCAGAACGGCAGCCACCAGCGAGTAGATGCCTAACTTCTCCTCCTCCGAGAGACCCAATCGACCAAGGGCCTTGTCCAGATTCTGAAAGTGCTGATAGTCATCGATAATGGGATCCTTGAGAGGGCCCTTCTGCTGGTGATTCTTCGACTTTTGAGAGCCGGGAATGAGTTGCTCTGTCTTGGCATTGGCAAAGTACTGCGTGCAGCCGGAGAGATACTAAAGACCGAGAAATATACGACTCATGAGTAAGGATTGAGAAGCGAAGCGATCTCTTTGTACGAACCCTATAGTCATCTGGTTTTCCCAAATGTAGCTTGTCGCGCAACTGCTGCGGTGCTCCGGCCAGGAGCATGTAGAAGACATGGTAGTTGCGCTCCTCCGCACTCTGCGTGCAGATGCGACTCTTCTCCAGCAGATAGTGGGAGATGTAGCCGCCGACCACCTGGCACTTGGCATCGTAGTGCACCTCAATGAACTTTCCAAAGCGCGAGGAGTTATTATTTCGAGTGGTTTTCGCATTGCCAAAAGCTTCCAGCACAGGATTGGCTAACAATTGGATGGATCTCTGTCAGTAAACGCACAATTTCTGGGGTATAAATAATTGGCTTACCATCTAGGATCTTGGTTTCTATGGGGCCTGCACTGTCGTGTGAGTAGCACAGGAATTTTAGCAGGTATTTGGTGGACTCCGTCTTACCGGCACCCGACTCCCCGGACACTATGATGGACTGCGAGAGTTTATAGACACGCATATCCCGTATCGCCTTATCCGCTGTAGGAAGACCACAGTAGAGGTTATCGTTCTATCTATATAGTCGTGTCAAGGCACTCACCAATGGCAAAGACATGCGGCGGCAGTTCGCCCAGCGAACGGCCATTGTACTTCTTGATGGTATCGGGTGCATAGAGCTCCTTGATCTCACGGTACGGATTCACGGCGATCAGTATATTGGCCACATAGGTCTACGTTaaaccggatataagtttatTCCAGTTTCGTTTATTCTACGGGTTATTTCAAGTACTCACGTAGATCTTGTCTTTGTAGTAACGTGTCTTCAGATTGTCCAGAAATGTGGCCTCGTTGAGCAACATGAGTTCGCCTGGAAATTCAAGTAAAGTTACAATCAAGTAGGTTAGTAAAACGTCTGGGGCCTGATGCGAGACTTTATGGCTCTTAACTACTTTCCCCCTGCCTTCTGGGAGGCAGGGCTTAGGTCGGGGGTCatgcaagcagcaagcagcaagcgtGGCTAATGGTTCTGATGTTTACGTGAGGGAACATTGCCATCTGATCGTCGTGAAACACGGTCATGAAACAGGGGATTTTGCAAACATTAAAGATCCAGAGATCTCATCTGTCACGTAGTTAGAAAGATCATGCTCAATTTGAAACTAATGCACTGGAAAGACGTGTTCTAAATACTTGGAAATTTCTACGCCAAAGCGGTGTTATCTACTGGGGTAGATAAGATTCGCCGATGCTGTAGATATAGTCTTCACGAATAATATCAATAAGCGATATTTGCTTGCTCCACTCCAATGTTTGTTCTTTCCCTTTCTTTTCGCATTTATGTAACATTTTCAAGGGTAGATAATAGGCCTGGGCCCCCCACACAGTGGGGCGGTTTCCCATGAGAGATTACTTACAGTTATCATCATGATCCTGTGGTCCATCGCACGAGGAGTGAATGTCATCGTAGCTGCAAGTACGCTTCGGATATTTCCGATCGATTGGCGTGACCTCGAACTCCTTGGTACCGATTTCCGTAATGCGACCCTGTATATACCCCTCGGTGGGATCCCTCGCCCACACGAGTTGGGTGTCCTCCAGCATTTTGCGCACTGAAAGAGGGAACGAAACAAGAAAAATCCAAAAGTTAATATGTACTATTATTTATAACTGGTAATGGATTGCTGAAAGGTATGACGCGGAGCAGTATCACTCCAAAAATCTTATCTACCTCGTCGGCTGCTACGAATATTAccaacacacagagagagagagagaggaacgAGGAGCCCaaacaaataccaaaaaaaacgCGGCTGTGATCTAGAGTTCCTGAATTCCGAATGGCAACTGTGGAGCGTACTCAGCTGTAGCGATCACCGATCACCGATGtcggcgctgctgctgctgcttccagcGTCGCTCTCTCTGGAACAGTCATTAAGGCCCGCTTTGCCGCTCTGCTGCCGGCAGGggggagccacagccacagccataggCCATAGTAGGGGACCGGACCGGTGTTTTATGGGTACGTTTTGGATGAACGTGAACATTTCTTAGCTATTAACTCTACCTGTGCTTTgccctctctctggctcttttATTTGCTCTCTggctcgcgctctctctctctctctctccgcctATTGTTCTCGACTGTCGCAGTGGCAGTATGTATACCCTGTACTCCTAGATTGCAAGGGTCTGTAAGTGCCGACACACGCCGCCAAAGTAAACACAACGAATCTGACTTTCTATCGAGTCTCAATAACTATCAAGGAATACCTATAATATCGGCAATGACCTACACGTGGTATCCCATTGTCGACTCCCTCGTCTAAGCCATTCTCTCTTGTTCTGTCTCTTGGTTTCGCCTGCTTCTTTTGCCTCTCGCTTCGTGTCTACTTCGCTGGTTACCTTTCTTGGTCATGCACTGACTCTGACTCATGGGCGTAGTGGTGTCGTTCTGCAGTGGAGTTGATAAGCGGCGGCCCTGCGTGTAggtgtctctctcgctctctctctctctctctcactccacAACAAAGCAGCGGCCTTGTTATGGGATTTGCTAAACACCTCTGTTAAACCGCTGGGGCCAGCTCTAGCATCAATCTGTTTAAATAGTCGGATATATGGATAGAAAACCGCAAGCTTTCACAGTGCCCCTTTCCCTTCTCTCTATGTAAGGGTACTtgtgtatctctctctctctgtctctctacgGGTTATCTGATTTCGGAAAGCGAGACGATGACGTTGGAAATTGtttcagcagcagcgtcaaGGTGAAATTCATTTATTTCGCTCTCGCTGGGTTAATGGTGCACCAGGGTTCGGGGCGCCTTTGCCGTCTGTCTGCATCCCTTTCCCCCTCTCTACTGTTTCCTCTTTGAACTGCACTTcattagtgtgtgtgtgtagtcaCTGCGACAGTTTTGGAGATGGGATTTGTTTGGGGaagaagagcgagagaacaAATAGATTTACTGTTGGATCTCCCTGCTCCTCCATTCGCTCCCCGCATTCATCAAGATAAATTTGTTTCAAAGTGCTAAATTATTAAATGATTGTTGGGCATTCATTATATTATGTGTTTCGCCAAATGAGTCGTCGTCCGTCAGTTCGCGTTCTGTTTTGTGggggtttgtttgtttgggtttGCTTTGACGCGTGAGAGAAAAAAATTGACGACGGATTTCGAATCAGTGGGTTCTGAGAACGATGATCTGGgcctgtgtgtgggtgtttcgCCTATACCCTGTTTATGCCAAGGGTAGTACTATTTTGGGGAGATTTTTGCTTTTGCGAAATCGTTATAAAAATCGGAATCGCCAAGATCGAATTAGTATATCATATAGATCAGAAAGTCTCTGAAAAGCCCTCCTCTGTACCTAAAGATACTCCAATCAAGCTCATCAATCCATCAATATCGGAGCACTTTCAATCTGAAAGAGTATAAAGAACTTCGACTCCCGAAATTAGGCTTCCAATTTGTATTCTGTATTGTGGGTGCAGCAACACCTATAATTACTGGTGTTGTTCTCTAGAATCGTTTAACGACTCGTGATTTGTAGAAAAAAGCTTCAGAAATGTGTCCTATAGAGCTAGCGCTTGGAGAGAACCGATTTGTATTACCTTA contains:
- the LOC4801714 gene encoding probable ATP-dependent RNA helicase DDX55 homolog; the protein is MSRKKWTSLDKPRLSDAVLEVIQSFGFRDMTPVQTAAIPLLLALKDVSAEAVTGSGKTLAFLVPLLEILQRRHRERPWGPKEIGALIISPTRELARQISEVLAQFLAHEDLEHLNQQLIVGGNSIEEDIATLRKETPCILVCTPGRLEDLFQRKGDDLNLAARVKSLEFLVLDEADRLLDLGFKTSVNNILGYLPRQRRTGLFSATQTTEVTDLIRAGLRNPVLVSVKEKASVNTPARLQNFYRIVEPEEKFVALLQFLSSPATRTGKVMVFFPTCACVEYWAEALPPLLPKRSVLGIHGKMKNKRAIVVEKFRNEPESVLLCTDVLARGLDVPEIEWVVQWDPPSNASSFVHRVGRTARQGNDGNALVFLLPSEDSYIHFLKINQRVELNELPNDEAGPSDPQLPSVLEQLHRLQRADKGVYDKGMRAFVSHVRAYTKHECSAILRLKDLDLGKMATAYGLLQLPRMPELKNYNGDGFIAPSSEVDLTKLTYKNVQKEQVRQQKLQTYEQTGSWPGQKLHKKRTESWDQTKKAKLDAKSKKELRKAKKQRKREAESAEGAPGQRKRKQQFSQEDLDELASDIRLFKRLKKNKISEEEYDRAMGIEKDD